In Serinus canaria isolate serCan28SL12 chromosome 4, serCan2020, whole genome shotgun sequence, the sequence AACTATTCTAATGGCTATTAATTCTAATGCATATTAATTCAtgagcaggatggagcagctcaTTAAATCCAACCAGCCCCACATGCAAGGGACACCCACGGGGACCATCCCTGCTGTCCTTAGCAGCGTTTCACcccctgcttttctgctttcacCCACCTTCCCCTGGTGTTTTCCCCGTTTCCCGTGCCCCTCACTCGGGTTTCCCGTGGATGCCAGGGTGCCCAGATGAAGCTGGAGCTGGCCAGCCTGGCGCCGCTGCAGGTGCCGCGCGTGGCCGTGGCGCGGGAGCGGCCGCCCGAGGGGCTGCCCACGCAGAGCCTCTACCGCAAGACCACGCAGCTGCTGGAGACCCTCTACCAGCTCAGCGCCAACGCCAAGGTGCTGGACATGAGGCAGAGCAAATCCAGTAGGTCCTACAAAAACATTCCTTGGGATTTCAGGGGGTTGGGGCACCTCTGTGTTGTCCCTCTGCCCACAGACGGACTGGCAGCGATGCGCCACCACCCGGAGCGGGGCTCGCTGCGGGGTGGGatgtgctctgctggcagctttgGGGTGTTTGGGTTGAGTGCCAGTGCCTGGCCCTCTCAGGGCCATTGGTGTGTTGGGGACATGTGGCTCAGTGTCCAGGggatgagctgctgcagggtggcTCAGCCTCTCCCTACTGGGCAACCCCCCAAGCTCTGCAATCCCCCTGGTACTAATCCAAGGGGGTCAAACCCCCCAGAAATGCACCTGGTACCAACCTGAGGAGGTCAAACCCCCCAAAGCCCACCGGGTGCCAGCCTGAGGGGGTCACAGTGCTCAGCTGTGTCCGTGTCCCCCTGGCCCATCCGTCCTTTCCCATTGTCCACAGCGAGGAGCTCGTCGGCGCGGCTGCTGGAGCAGACGGCCCGGCTCTGCGCCCTCAAGAACTCCATCGATGCCCTGAAGGTGAGGAAGGGTCTTCTCCAGCATGGGGGGTCCTGgtggcacccccagcccagccctccagcccccaggctggggctggtggcacctGGTGGCAGTGAGGGGACAAGGTGCTGCCCATTCCTGTTCCCGTTCTCCTCCCAAGACAGTCGGGTTTGACCCCTCTGATTCCTGCCCAGGGTGGGCAAGAGCTCCATTGGGTGggtgaggggctctggggggtgAGGAGGGTCCCCCtggggtggattttggggtgacCTTGCTGTGCCCCCAGGACGACACGCTGCGGGAGATGGTTCAGCAGCAGCCGGGCGCCGGCGTCTCCACCACATTCGGCACCTTCCCGTCCTCTTCCTTCCTGAAGGTGAGACCCCCAGCCTGAGGGACCCCCCAGCTCTGAGGAGTCCCAGTCCTGAGGGACCCCAGTCCCAAAGGAGTCCCCTAATCTCGAGGGATTCCCATTCCTGAGGGAAGTCAGATTCCAAGAGATGccaatcacaaaaaaaaacccattcctGAGGGCCCCCCCAATTCCGAGGGATCCCAGTCCCGAGGGACCCTAGTCCCAAGGAACCCCCAATCCTGAGGGACCCCCAATCTCAAGGGATCCCAAATCCTGAGGGAACTCCAATTCCAAGAGACACCAGTCACAAAAAACCCTATTCCTGAGGGATCCCAATCCTCAGGGACCCCTGTCCTAAGGAACCCCCAATCCTGAGGGACCCCAATCCCAAGAAACTCCCATTCCTGAGGGGCCCCAGTCCATCCCAAGGGACCCCTGTTCCTGATCCCAAATTTCAAGGCACCCCCTGTTCTGACAAACTCCAATCCCGAGGGATCCCCCATTCCAAGGGAGGGGGTGGGTGAGGACCCCCTGCTCCACCCCAGCACCCCATGacccacagcagccaccaggTCCCATCCCGGGGGACCCCCGGGGGACACTCTGAGCGTGGCGCTGTCCCCGCAGGCCAAGCAGGAGCAGGCGCAGGGCCCGGCGCTGTGCGGGCGGGTGACGATCCCGTGCGCGCCGGGGCACGGCCAGGCCCACCGGGTGCTGCTCACCCCcgacctgctccagcacctccgCCAGCACTTCGTCGCCTGAGCCGCCCCCGAGGGACCCCCGgcccgctgtcccctccctcgGGACTCTCCGTTcccccccagcccggccccacTCGCGGTGGGAGCCGGAGCCGCTTCCCGCCGGGGGATCCGGGCCCCCCGCGCTGCTCTCGGACACTACAGACCCCCCCGGGAcacccccgggacccccgcggggccggggctgccgccCCCCCGTGCTCCTGGCATCCAATAAAAGTTCCCTGGACGCGCTTCCTGAGCCTGGAACCGGGCACCGGGCGGGGACACTACGGGGGACACGTGGGACACGGGGAGCGTAAAAGGGACTGGGAGGGCACCGGGGGGTCACGGAAGGGGACCGGGGGTCACAGGAGGGATTCGAGAGGGGCACTGGGAGTCCCGGGAGGGCTCTGAGGACGCCGGGGGTCACAGAGAGCCCCCGGGTGGAACCACGGCGACGTTTGGGGATCCTGGGGTGGCACCGGGAGACATTTGGAGGTCCCGGGTGGGACCAGGGGGACACTTGGAGGGCACCGAGGGTCCCAGGAGGGGACCCGCAGAGCTCCGGGCGTCCCCGGAGGGGACGCGGGGCCATCGGGGGTCCCGGGGTGGCACCGCGGGGACATCGGGGGGGAGCGGGTCCCGCCACGTGCGGCCGCGCGCGCACCGGACAGCGCGGGAAAGGGCGGGGCCGTGGGGCGCGCGGGCGCAGCTCCCATTGGCCGGCGCGCAGGAAAAGGCGGGAGGAAACTCCCCCTCCCGTCTCTGATTGGCAGGAGCAGCCGAAGGGGCGGGATCAGCCCCTTCTCTGCTTGATTGGCTGCGGGGTGGGCCCATCGAGGGCGGCCCGCGGTGATTGGCGGAGGGCGCGGCGCAGTGGGCGCTGATtggtggaggagggaggggacgGGGTTCCGGCGAAGACAGCGCGTCAGTTCCggacggcggcggcggcgggaggacCATGGTGGGTGAGGGGACGGGCCCGGGCCGCATCCGACGGCATCGGGAGTGGGGAGGGACCCAGGAGCCCCCTCCGACCGCATCGGGGCGCGCCGGGACCGACGGGAGGCCGGGGGAGCCGCATCGGGCCGGCCCGGGCGCTCCGGtggggcggcgggcgcggagaTGGGCGGGAGCGCGGCCCCGGTGCCGCCCCCGGTGAGCGGAGCCCTCGGTGCCGCAGGTGCTGCTGCACGTGCTGTTCGAACATGCGGCCGGGTACGCGCTGTTCGCCGTGCGGGAGGTGGAGGAGATCGGCCTGCAGCTGCCGCAGGTACGGCACCGGCAACGGCGGGAAcgggagcggagcggggggGAGGCGGGAACGGCGTGGGAAGGACGAGAACGGGGATTGGGGAggtgggggcaggaggggacactTCGGGACCGGGGATGGAGGGAGGTGCAAGGCTCGGGGAGGCCGGGGGGAACTGGCGGGGCAGGCCTGGGGGTGGCGGGGGGTCGCACTGCCGGGGCCTTTCCCCGGGACCGGGTGTGACGGGAGCCCCCGCCTCCGCCCCGGTTGCCCCGCAGGTGGAGGAGAGCGTCCTCACGCTGGGCAAGTTCCACAACGTGGTGAAGCTCGTGGCGTTCTCGCCGTTCCGCTCGGCGCAGAGCGCGCTGGAGAACATGAACGCCGTGTCCGAGGGTGAGCGCGGGGCCGGGGACAGCGGGACCCCCCTCCCGCGGGGACCCCCTGGCCGCGCTGAGCCCTCCCTGTCCCGCAGGAGTCCTGCACGAAGACCTGCGGCTGCTGCTGGACACGGCGCTGCCCCCCAAGAGGAAGAAGGTGGTGCTGGGGGTGGGCGATGCCAAGATGGGCGCGGCCGTGCTGGAGGAGTTGGGGGTGCAGTGCCAGACGGGGGGCGTCGTGGCCGAGCTCATGCGAGGTGAGTGGGGACAAGGGACATTTCAGTGGGGTCCCGGGATTCACTTGGAAGGGGTGAGGAGTTGGGGGACCCGGTGCCGTGGCtgtgaggtgtccctggggctgcacgTGGTGGCAGTCAGTGTCTGTGCGGTGGCATCAttgtcccccgtgtccccgcagGGATCCGGCTGCACTTCCCGGCGCTGGTCCGAGGCCTCACGGCACAGTCGGCGTCCAAGGCCCAGCTGGGGCTCGGCCACAGCTACTCCCGGGCCAAGGTGAAGTTCAACGTGCACCGGGTGGACAACATGATCATCCAATCCATCAGCCTGCTGGACCAGCTGGACAAGGACATCAACACCTTCTCCATGCGTGTCCGGTCGGTGGggatggattttggggggtCTGAAGGGTTTGAGTGTCCCCGTCCCTCCCCATGCTTACCACAGGCAGCCGCTGCTGCTCCGGCCGCCTGTACAGACCggggagggacagcagctccccaAGGGCCACTGGCCGGGCCACAGGGCCATGGCATGGACCAGGGGGGACATTTGGGAACATAGAggggcctggggacacacagagctgggataggcctgggtgacagcagtgactgtgtcctgtccccacagggaGTGGTACGGGTACCACTTCCCCGAGCTGATCAAGATCGTCCCTGAGAACTCCATGTACTGCCGGGTGGCCAAATTCATCGGGAACCGCCGGGAGCTGAGTGAGGAgagcctggaggggctggaggagatcGTCATGGACAGCGCCAAGGCCCAGGCCATCCTGGAGGCCTCCCGCTCCTCCATGGGTGAggggggctctgaggggctcAAGGGGGGCCTGGCCACGTGCCCAGCGCTGCCACTCACCCCgtgccacccccagggatggacaTCTCCCCCCTGGACCTCATCAACATTGAGAGCTTCTCGCGCCGCGTCATCTCGCTGTCCGACTACCGCAAGGGGCTGCAGGAGTACCTGCGCTCCAAGATGAGCCAGGTGGCCCCCAGCCTGTCAGCCCTCATCGGGGAGGTGGTGAGTGTCCCCAGAGACCCCCCTGTCACCTCCCCAGCCGCGGAGATGATGTCAGAGTGAATCTGTCAATCCACTGAGTTGTGCTGCTGACACTTCCACTGCTGATCCCCGGCCTGTGGGGACTCTCTGTGCCCTTGGGGGCTTCAGGGCCACCCGTAACTCCCCCGTGCTGTCCCCCAGGTGGGCGCCCGCCTGATCTCGCACGCTGGCAGCCTGACCAACCTGGCCAAGTACCCGGCGTCGACGGTGCAGATCCTGGGTGCAGAGAAGGCCCTGTTCAGGTACCCCAGGGTGGTCGCGGTGATggcggccgcggggctgcgGCTGTGACTCGCTGGGGGTGAGCAGCCGGCCCCAGTCTGAGCGACCCCCGGAGCACAgcgggctggggaggggctgtcCGTGGGCGGGGGTGGCATTTGAGGGTCCTgaccccaccctgggcactcGCAGGGCGCTGAAGACGCGGGGGAACACCCCCAAGTACGGCCTCATCTTCCACTCCACCTTCATCGGGCGCGCGGCCGCCAAGAACAAGGGGCGGATCTCGCGCTACCTGGCCAACAAGTGCACCATTGCCTCACGCATCGACTGCTTCTcaggtgggctgggggctctggggggttGGGGGGCACAGATGAGGTGGGCACTGTCACtcagtgcccaggtgggcacGGGGAGGGCACTCGGGCATTTAGGGCCGCTCTGCCGTGATGGGAACATTTTTCGTCAACAGCATCTCACCCCGGTGAATGGTGACTCCTgtgggctgagcagagcagggggggCTTGGGGGTGCAGGGTGAGTGCAGGGTGAGTGCTGAGCCCCCTCTGTCCTCTCCCCACAGAGGTCCCCACCAGTGTCTTTGGGGACAAGCTGCGGGAGCAGGTGGAGGAACGCCTGGCCTTCTACGAGACTGGGGAGCCGCCCCGCAAGAACCTGGAGGTGATGAAGGAGGCCGTGgtggaggtgaggaggaggaggggatgcTGAGGGAGGAAGAGTGGTGAGGGTGATAAATggaggctgtgggagagatGGACGGGGAGGTGAGGTCTTGGGGGAGGTGAAGGTGGTGGTGAGGTGCGTGAAGGGTGAAGAAGGTGATGGAGGTGAGGTCCTGCGGGAGATGAAGAGGGCAGTAGTGAGGTACCAGAGGATGGAGATTGTGAatgggaggtgctgctgggggcagtGAAGGGGGTGGAGGTGCTGGGATGATGGAGGATGGTGGGGGAGGCGATGAAGATGATGGCGAGGTGCTGGGGGGATGAAGGTGAGGGCCCATGTCGGAGGTGATGTCACTGTGCCATCCTGACCCACTGTGGAGGCCAAAGACTGATTTAATGAGTCTGATCCGACCAGGGCCAAGTGTGGGGACAAACCCTGGGACCCTGCTCTGGCTCACGTcccccctgtgtgtccccaggccAACGAGGTGGTGGCTGAGGTGAAGaggaagcaggagaagaaagagaagaagaggaagaagagggagaagcGGCGGCtggaggccctggcagcagctgctgaggagtcAGCAGAGAACTCTGTGATGGAGACAGAGGTGAGGGGGATGGGTGAGACCCTTCTGGGGGGTCCTCGGTGCTCCTGATGCTGGGGGGTTGTGAGGGGTCTCTGTGCCCCGTGAGGAGAGGGGGGATGGGGCCAGAGCTGATGTGGGTGGGGCTCCCCACAGGAGAACGATGTGGgggccaagaagaagaagaaaaagaagaagcagcagcagccagaggagtcagaagcagagccagagcctgagGAGAAcggggtggaggaggaggaagaggaggagtcATTGcccaagaagaaaaggaaagttgTGGTAGAGcctgaggaagaagaggaggaggaaaagaagaagaaaaagaagaagaagaagaaggcaGTGGCTCGGGACTCAGAGGAGGATTAGGGAGCAGAGATCAGTCAGCACATggactgacagactgactgacaggcaggagccaggagtGGCCACTCACCCGATCCCGTGGTggccccagctgtgtcctgtggCACCGTGGCCACTTGGAACATGTCACAGCCCCTCGTGGCCTGGGTGAGTCCCTGTGGCCACCAGCAGACCCTGGACTGTGCCTTACAGAGTGGAACTTCCAAccccctgtccccttccctggggcCTGGGCTGCatgggggtgtccccaggctgtgtccccttTCTTGGGGActctgggctgtccccaggccgTGTCCCCCCTGCCTGTGGTGCAGGGGCCCAGGCCCTGCTTGTGGTGCCCAAACCCCAATAAAGGGCTGAGGTTGTTGCTGAcccctcctgtcctgctccGTGGCAGGGGgtgcccaggctgtccccacGGGGGTCACCCTGTCAccagcagcctgccagggcCGAGGGACGCTGACAGCAGCACGGTCACACCTGAGGCCACTTTATTGGAGTCGCCAGGGCCAGGGGTGAGGTCACTGCACCTCCAGGGCATCTATCACAGCCTGGGTGAAATCGATGGAGGTGGAGTAGCCCCCCATGTCCGCCGTGCGCACCTGCAAGGAGACGGGAGGTTAGGGGGACCAGCAGGGACCTGCACAAGTGGGGTCCCCCCggccccagcctgggctgtggcactCTGGGGTTGGGCTCCCTGGAGCCCTGTGCACCCCCAAACTTGTCCCTGTGCCTTGGGGATGTGTGGAGGAACTggtgtcccctctgccccacagcgGCTCAGGGGTGCCCCAAAGTCCAGTTTGGGCTCTGGTTCCAGCACTGcccccccagctcagcagcccctgcaccccaaaagCTGCCCCAggtcccccagggcagggcaggagggaagcaTTGGACCCTTTATTAGCAAAGCAGAATACAGAGCACGACACgatggcacagcccagagcccgGGGTGGCACCGGGCCTGGCCCCACAAGCACAGGGTTATGGgatcagctcccagctctggccagagccctgcagctccccagttCCCGTGGcctggggggcactgggtgcacctccccaccctgccccggGTCTGGAGTGTTCCAGGGTCACCCCACGCCATGggagccctgtgccagcagctgccaaggGGGTGGAGGGTGGGGGATGTCACCCTGGTTATTGCTGAAAGCTGCATGGGATGGGTCCCACAGTCACACTGGTCCCACATTCATAAAGATCCCATGGGAATGAGGTCCCACAAATCCCACTGGTCCGACAGTCTAAATGACCCCACAGGAATGGGGGGGGTCCCACAGTCACGGGGATCCCATGGGAATGGGGTCCCACAGTCCAAGGTCCTGTTCTGACAGGGATCCAAATATCCCACTGGTCCCACAGCAATGATAATCCAGTAGTGGGGATCCCATGGGAATGGGGGTCCCAGAGCCATGGTGGGTGGTCCCAATGTCCCTAGGAGCTGCCTATGATTTAGGGTGCTGCCCCatccccccaaaaccacccagTGAACCCCAAAATCTGCACTGGTCGCCTCCTGTGGGGGATGGGGGGGTTCCTGGGCCACCCTCCTCCCTGGggggggggctgggagggggtttggggagggggccGAGGcgctgggggagctgctgggggtcCTAAGCCCCATAGTTGGGGTGCAGGTTGTCAATGACGGACTTGACGAAGTCGGAAGTGGTGGAGTAACCGCCCAGGTCCCGGGTCCGGACCTGCAAATCCAacacagggaggggagaaacGGGGGAAAGGCTCTGGTGAACGAGGGAACGGCTGGGAGGGGCACaggacagcagagagagagacaggagGGActctccacagccctgccaggacctgggatgggaatggggctgtggaATGTCCCTTGAGAACCATGCCAGGacctgggatgggaatggggctgtggaATGTCCCTTGAGAACCATGCCAGGACCTGGGATGGACATGGAAAGGTCCCTgagagccctgccaggacctgggctgggaatggggctggagaAGGTCCCTGCCGAGAACCCAAATGCAGACAAGGCTGTGGTGGATTCCCCAGCCCGGCCAGAAGTCCCTCCCTTGCCAGAACGTGACCACAggggctggacacagctgtgggcCTGGGATTATAActggaaagagaagaggaaccaagaattccagctgggaagaagagaggaaccaagaattccagctgggaagaagagaggaaccaagaattccagctgggaagaagAGAGTAGCCAGAGAAGGTGACCCAGGCACCACCAGCCCTACCCAGTGTCCCGCACTCACTTTTCCACCTTTGATCACCTTCTTCACCGCATCCGAGACCATGTTGGAGTGGtattccaggctggaaaagagggGGAAGCAGGGGGTCAGCCCCTCaggagcccccccagccccccccaaacccccctttAGAGCCCAGCACATACTTGAGGTGCCGCAGCATGTTGGAGGCCGAGAGCAGCATGGCCGTGGGGTTGGCGATGTTCCTGCCCACGGCCTGGGCGAAGGGGTGCCGCGCTCCCTGTGGGACACAGGGCACAGTGACAGGATCATGCCACCCTGCCAGCCTTGGGAAtggtgctctgggctgcccCTGGGATGCCCCTGCTCACCAGCTCGAACACGGCGTACTCGGCGCTGTAGCTCTCGCCGGGCACGACGCCGGCGCCGCCCACCAGCCCCGCGGCCAGGTTGTCCACGATGTTCCCGTAGAGGTTGGGCATCACCAGGACATCAAACTGGTAGGGATTCTGcaccagctgggatgggaatgggaatggggcagTGAggcctggaaaagctggagggaagctcagccccaccctgggacagcccaggtgtGGTGGGGCTGGGTGAGCTCCGAGGTGTctccaacccaaatcattccatgcTTGGCCCaactgcctggagcagcagagaggggattGGGGGGGTTTTAGGGACTAAAGGGGAGGTTTTAGGGATATAAAGGGGAATTTTTAGGGATAGAAACACACCCAGCCTCAGTGAGGCTGCAGCAACCCAggtccccaaaccccccaaattgccccaggagcagcactgggatggccccagagcccaggtgagacagagctgggaatgctggggtggctcctgcctggcacGGGGACAACCCTGGGGCCAGGTGGGCTCGGTGTGCCCAGGCTTGGAGgttccagctcctcaggggcCTTTGGGAAGggaccagggacagggacacggacACACTCAGGGGCGTGGCCGGCCGGGGGGCGTGGCCCGGGGGCGTGGCTCACCTGCATGCAGCAGTTGTCGATGATCATGGTGTCGAATTTGATCTTGGGGTagagctctgccacctccttacagcactgcaggaacagcccatCCCCCAGCTTCCTGCACAAGGAACACCAGGAAGAGttggggggcagcaggggaatcccaaaggctgcagagatccagcaggaactgcagggaTCCAGCAGGAACTGGGATCTGGGACACCCTTGGGGGCTCCGcatgctgcttttccccctctccctgatGGGAACGGGATTTGTCCCAAGTgggaggtgcaggaggagctgtccAGGAGTTCCCATCAATGATTCCAGAGCCTGGGATTCTGCAGGAATGACCCCAAACCAATGATCCCACAATCCATGGGGACGGGGTTGTTATGGAGATGCTGCCCTGGGAATATCTGGACACTGATTTATCAATAAATCtgatcagcagcagctgcaggtcagTGTCTGCTCactcctggctgggagcagagtgagGGAAAAGCCCCAGTCCCAGGGAAATCCTGATCTCCCTCACTCCAATCCCCAaagtccaacctggccttgggcactgccagggatccaggggcagccccagcaaatctgggaattccagcccagccaggaattccttcccaagacCCCACCCCAATCTCTCTTTTTCCACCTTGAAgcccttccccctctcctgccaTCCAGGTCCCCCCCAAGGTGTCCTGGAGCCCTTTTGGGCACAGGCAGGTCACGCTGAGGTCGGGGCCGTGCCgaggggacagggggtgacAGTGCCACTCACATGATGTTGGCCTTGTGCACAGCTGTGACCTTGGCCCGGCCCTTCTTGGTGGCGTAGTCGAAGGCGAACTTGGCGATGCGCTGGGACTTGGCCCTGGTGATGATCTTGAGGCACTCGATCACGCCCTTGGCActctggggacacgggggggtCACAGCCTGGGCACggccacccagcctggccctcaCACCCTCACACCTGGAATATTCCCCTAATTCCACTGCTCCAGGCAGGTCCTGAgtgtgctgagctgggaatCAGGGAATCATGGAGAGACCTTGgagctcatcccatcccacccagggATACCTCCTACTTTTCCAGGTGGATCCAAgtccatccaacctggccttgggcattgccagggatccaggggcagccacagcaaatctgagaattccagcccagcccctgcccaccctcccagacagcaattccttgcccagatcccagaccaatctcccctttcccagtgggagccattccctggctcctgtccctctgtcccttgtccccttTTTTTATAATCCCTGATCCCTATCCCTAAAACTCGAccattcttttccattttttccccccttttttcccctttgtccccactttttccctctccaggtctcctggagcccctttagtgactccctggagctgtccccctgcaggtgtcccaggcTGTCCCATGTCCCACCTCGTGCTCCAGGGAGCTGTACTCGCCCTCAGTCTGCTCCCGGATGATCACCAGGTCCAGGTTGTTGTGCCGGGTCTGGTAGCCCGGGAGGCTCTTCACGTGCACCACGTTGGCAAACAGGTCCAGCTTCctcctggggacacggggacagggtCACCGTGTCCCCTCTGAGCGCTGGGGACACGGCGGGGCCACCCCCCTCTGCAGGACCCcagggtgagcagggacagctcccgGCCAGGGATCATCCCGCAGGAGTTTTCCTTCCCAACAAgtcattaattattaattaatggTGTTTTCTCAGTGATGAGTTCTGGGGGCCACCCCAGCATCTCCAGAATTTCCATGGAAGCAGGATCAGtcagcaggaacagctccaggcTATGGAGTTTTGTCTCCCAATAGctcattaattattaattaacgGGGTTTTTCCAGTGACAAATTCTGGGATCCACCCCAGCATCTCCAGAATTTCCATGGAATCAGGATCAGtcagcaggaacagctccaggcTATGGAGTTTTGTCTCCCAATAGCTCATTAATTAATAATGACATTAATAACAttcattaatgtttttttcccccatgccTGTTCCCTCCAAGTCCCTGTGGTCACCCCCCTCTGCAGGACCCCAGCATGAGCAAGGACAGCTCCTGGCCACGGATGGTCCCTCAGGAGTTTTGTCTCCCAATAActcattaattattaattaacaGGGTTTTTCCAGTGACAAATTCTGGGATCCACCCCAGCATCTCCAGAATTTCCAGGGAAGAAGGATGAATcaacagggacagctccaggctATGGAGTTTTGTCTCccaattaattaataattattgttttatcCACAGTGACTGTCCCCTGCAAGtcccaggggacacagctgtggtCACCCCCCTCTCCAGGACCCcagggtgagcagggacagctcctggccagggaTGGTCCCTCAGGAGTTTTGCCTCCCAAAAAGTCATTAATTATTCATTAACGGGGTTTTTCTCAGTGATGAGTTCTGGGATCCACCCCAGTGTCTCCAGAATTTCCATGGAAGCAGGATCAGTCAGTAGGGGCAGCACCTGGCTATGGAGTTTTGCCTCCCAATAACTCATTAATTAGTAATTAatggttttttccctgtgacTGTCCCCTGCAAGtcccaggggacacagctggggtcTCTCCCTCTCCAAGACCCCTCAGGGTCCCACTGAAGGTTTTGTTTCCCAGCCCACACAGAatccctcagccttttcctctccccca encodes:
- the IDH3B gene encoding isocitrate dehydrogenase [NAD] subunit beta, mitochondrial isoform X1, which gives rise to MAALSAGRAAAAGLLRAQSLGAWRGLGTSATLLQQAQAKSHRAEGTFQVTMLPGDGVGPELMHAVKEVFKAGNVPVIFDEHHLSEVQNTASEEKLDRVVDSMKESKVALIGKIHTPMEYKGDLASYDMRLRRKLDLFANVVHVKSLPGYQTRHNNLDLVIIREQTEGEYSSLEHESAKGVIECLKIITRAKSQRIAKFAFDYATKKGRAKVTAVHKANIMKLGDGLFLQCCKEVAELYPKIKFDTMIIDNCCMQLVQNPYQFDVLVMPNLYGNIVDNLAAGLVGGAGVVPGESYSAEYAVFELGARHPFAQAVGRNIANPTAMLLSASNMLRHLNLEYHSNMVSDAVKKVIKGGKVRTRDLGGYSTTSDFVKSVIDNLHPNYGA
- the IDH3B gene encoding isocitrate dehydrogenase [NAD] subunit beta, mitochondrial isoform X2; this encodes MAALSAGRAAAAGLLRAQSLGAWRGLGTSATLLQQAQAKSHRAEGTFQVTMLPGDGVGPELMHAVKEVFKAGNVPVIFDEHHLSEVQNTASEEKLDRVVDSMKESKVALIGKIHTPMEYKGDLASYDMRLRRKLDLFANVVHVKSLPGYQTRHNNLDLVIIREQTEGEYSSLEHESAKGVIECLKIITRAKSQRIAKFAFDYATKKGRAKVTAVHKANIMKLGDGLFLQCCKEVAELYPKIKFDTMIIDNCCMQLVQNPYQFDVLVMPNLYGNIVDNLAAGLVGGAGVVPGESYSAEYAVFELGARHPFAQAVGRNIANPTAMLLSASNMLRHLNLEYHSNMVSDAVKKVIKGGKVRTADMGGYSTSIDFTQAVIDALEVQ
- the NOP56 gene encoding nucleolar protein 56 — its product is MVLLHVLFEHAAGYALFAVREVEEIGLQLPQVEESVLTLGKFHNVVKLVAFSPFRSAQSALENMNAVSEGVLHEDLRLLLDTALPPKRKKVVLGVGDAKMGAAVLEELGVQCQTGGVVAELMRGIRLHFPALVRGLTAQSASKAQLGLGHSYSRAKVKFNVHRVDNMIIQSISLLDQLDKDINTFSMRVREWYGYHFPELIKIVPENSMYCRVAKFIGNRRELSEESLEGLEEIVMDSAKAQAILEASRSSMGMDISPLDLINIESFSRRVISLSDYRKGLQEYLRSKMSQVAPSLSALIGEVVGARLISHAGSLTNLAKYPASTVQILGAEKALFRALKTRGNTPKYGLIFHSTFIGRAAAKNKGRISRYLANKCTIASRIDCFSEVPTSVFGDKLREQVEERLAFYETGEPPRKNLEVMKEAVVEANEVVAEVKRKQEKKEKKRKKREKRRLEALAAAAEESAENSVMETEENDVGAKKKKKKKKQQQPEESEAEPEPEENGVEEEEEEESLPKKKRKVVVEPEEEEEEEKKKKKKKKKKAVARDSEED